A genome region from Akkermansiaceae bacterium includes the following:
- a CDS encoding SRPBCC family protein yields the protein MIHTLTQEQFLPITLDEAWAFFSSPANLDEITPSDLGFRIVYQPGDKMYEGQVIEYRVMIVPGVWVPWVTEIKCVRERVSFVDEQRFGPYKFWHHLHTFEEKDGGVLMRDLVHYALPLWPLGEIGHDIFVRPKLERIFGFRKEILSKRFSK from the coding sequence ATGATCCACACGCTCACCCAAGAACAGTTCCTCCCCATCACGCTCGACGAGGCATGGGCATTTTTCTCAAGCCCGGCCAACCTCGACGAGATCACGCCCTCCGATCTCGGCTTCAGGATCGTCTATCAGCCCGGCGACAAGATGTATGAGGGGCAGGTCATCGAATACCGGGTGATGATCGTTCCCGGTGTCTGGGTGCCGTGGGTCACGGAAATCAAATGTGTGCGTGAGCGCGTATCCTTTGTCGACGAACAGCGCTTCGGTCCCTACAAGTTCTGGCACCACCTGCACACCTTCGAGGAAAAGGACGGAGGGGTGCTGATGAGGGATCTCGTCCACTACGCGCTGCCGCTCTGGCCTCTCGGGGAGATTGGGCACGACATTTTCGTAAGGCCGAAGCTCGAGCGCATCTTTGGGTTCCGCAAGGAAATCCTCTCAAAGCGGTTTTCCAAGTAG
- a CDS encoding HAD-IA family hydrolase yields the protein MKTNDRKWIAFDAAGTLFETAEPVENVYADCFSTLGFGLPESTWKTAFHRAYEITPDPMYGDSGNWDAAEKQWWRDLVGNAAISSGIRPDPATMDDAFGELFAHFASGSAWKLFPETHSVLSSLKAKGIGLAIVSNFDSRLHGILGELGIAAQFDHVITSADVGARKPSPTILSRLMETTAANPADCCLVGDSLTADGGAAEAAAMPFFHIDRPRTDLAAFAEWHEARFFPK from the coding sequence ATGAAAACAAATGACAGGAAATGGATCGCATTCGATGCGGCCGGGACACTCTTCGAAACCGCCGAACCGGTAGAGAACGTCTATGCCGATTGCTTCTCCACGCTCGGCTTCGGCCTCCCCGAGAGCACCTGGAAAACCGCCTTCCACAGGGCTTACGAGATCACCCCGGATCCCATGTACGGGGACTCCGGGAATTGGGATGCGGCTGAAAAACAATGGTGGCGCGACCTCGTAGGCAATGCCGCGATCTCAAGCGGCATCCGCCCCGACCCCGCCACCATGGACGATGCCTTCGGCGAGCTCTTCGCCCACTTCGCATCCGGGTCCGCATGGAAACTTTTCCCCGAGACACATTCCGTCCTATCCTCGCTCAAGGCGAAGGGCATAGGCCTCGCCATCGTCTCCAACTTCGATTCCCGCCTCCACGGGATACTCGGCGAGCTTGGCATCGCCGCCCAGTTCGACCATGTGATCACTTCAGCCGATGTCGGCGCACGCAAGCCCTCTCCCACCATCCTGAGTAGACTCATGGAGACCACTGCGGCCAACCCCGCAGACTGCTGCTTGGTCGGCGATTCCCTGACGGCCGACGGCGGCGCAGCGGAGGCCGCCGCGATGCCCTTCTTCCACATCGACCGCCCACGCACCGACCTCGCCGCTTTCGCCGAATGGCACGAGGCGAGGTTTTTCCCAAAATGA
- the truA gene encoding tRNA pseudouridine(38-40) synthase TruA: MRLKLTIAYDGRPFLGWQSQSGGNTIQDLLHEALESVAKEPLRLQGSGRTDTGVHALGQVAHFDAPDGTSMNPYNWVPALNTKLPATIRVMECEEVPPDFHARFSAVGKKYFYDICTDPVLPPLKAGLAWHLPRLLDADVLQQALSLFAGKHDFHAFAAYRGNELEDTDYIRTVHSALLTTLPDGYRMSFHGDGFLYKMVRMLTGAAIKAAQGRLRLDDLAAYLDQPQNLPLGKSPLCAPPDGLYLETVIY; the protein is encoded by the coding sequence ATGAGGCTCAAGCTCACCATCGCGTACGACGGCCGCCCCTTCCTCGGCTGGCAATCCCAATCCGGCGGCAACACCATCCAGGACCTCCTCCACGAAGCCCTCGAATCCGTCGCGAAGGAACCCCTCCGCCTCCAGGGCTCCGGCCGCACCGATACCGGCGTCCACGCGCTTGGCCAGGTGGCCCACTTCGATGCGCCCGACGGCACCTCGATGAACCCCTACAACTGGGTGCCCGCCCTCAACACCAAGCTACCCGCCACCATCCGTGTGATGGAATGCGAGGAAGTCCCGCCGGATTTCCACGCCCGTTTCTCCGCGGTCGGGAAGAAATATTTCTACGACATCTGCACCGATCCCGTCCTCCCCCCGCTCAAGGCCGGCCTTGCATGGCACCTGCCGCGCCTGCTCGATGCCGACGTCCTGCAACAGGCGCTATCGCTGTTCGCCGGGAAACACGATTTCCACGCCTTCGCCGCCTACCGGGGAAACGAGTTGGAGGACACCGACTACATCCGCACCGTCCACTCCGCCTTACTCACCACCCTCCCCGACGGCTACCGCATGTCCTTCCACGGCGATGGATTCCTCTACAAGATGGTTCGCATGCTCACCGGCGCCGCGATCAAGGCAGCCCAAGGCCGGCTTCGTCTCGATGACCTTGCAGCCTACCTCGACCAGCCGCAAAACCTGCCCCTCGGCAAATCCCCGCTGTGCGCCCCGCCGGACGGGCTGTATCTCGAAACAGTCATCTACTGA
- the ruvX gene encoding Holliday junction resolvase RuvX yields MSPPPSPHPALGVDYGDSRIGIAATDDFGIMAHPVETIATDGKDPLGRIAAIAAMRKIQTLVIGLPLRLDGSEGDSAKKVRIFAKKLADTLPGIPMLFVDETYTTSDATEKLREAGRKAHKQKHIIDQVAAVEILNRWIGGIS; encoded by the coding sequence ATATCTCCGCCGCCATCCCCACACCCCGCACTTGGCGTGGACTACGGTGACTCGCGCATCGGCATTGCGGCGACGGATGACTTCGGCATCATGGCACATCCGGTGGAAACCATCGCCACGGATGGAAAGGATCCCCTTGGCAGGATCGCCGCGATCGCCGCGATGCGGAAAATCCAGACCCTCGTCATCGGCCTGCCGCTTAGGCTAGATGGCAGCGAGGGGGACTCCGCGAAAAAGGTGCGGATTTTCGCAAAAAAACTCGCCGACACCTTACCGGGCATCCCCATGCTCTTCGTGGACGAGACCTACACCACCTCCGATGCCACCGAGAAACTCCGCGAGGCCGGCCGCAAAGCCCATAAACAGAAACACATCATCGATCAGGTTGCCGCCGTCGAGATCCTGAACCGCTGGATCGGGGGAATCTCATGA
- a CDS encoding DUF1287 domain-containing protein, which translates to MTSCGLIGSFVLSISMAASLAAGTGGKIVDAARKQIGVTVSYDPAYVGLEYPGGDVPREKGVCTDVLIRALRDGLAQDLQKLVHEDMKANFAKYPKNWGLKGPDKNIDHRRVPNLMAFFGRKHTEFAVPKAGDKAKFMPGDIVTCTVPPHLPHVMIVSDRRNADGLPLVIHNIGGGTREEDRLGDFKLTGHFRWKE; encoded by the coding sequence ATGACATCCTGCGGGCTCATCGGATCATTTGTGCTGTCGATTTCGATGGCGGCTTCCCTTGCCGCAGGCACGGGTGGTAAAATCGTAGATGCCGCGCGGAAACAGATCGGGGTGACGGTGAGCTACGATCCGGCCTACGTCGGCCTGGAGTATCCCGGCGGCGATGTGCCGAGGGAAAAGGGTGTCTGCACCGATGTCCTGATCCGCGCCCTCCGCGACGGACTCGCGCAGGATCTGCAGAAGCTCGTGCATGAGGACATGAAGGCGAACTTCGCCAAGTATCCGAAAAACTGGGGTTTGAAGGGGCCGGACAAGAACATTGATCACCGCCGGGTTCCGAACCTGATGGCGTTTTTCGGAAGAAAACACACGGAGTTCGCGGTTCCGAAAGCCGGGGATAAGGCGAAATTCATGCCCGGCGATATTGTCACTTGCACAGTTCCCCCCCACCTGCCGCACGTCATGATTGTCAGCGACCGCAGGAATGCGGACGGGCTGCCACTGGTGATCCACAACATCGGCGGCGGGACGCGTGAGGAGGACAGGCTCGGCGATTTCAAGCTAACCGGGCACTTCCGCTGGAAGGAGTGA
- a CDS encoding DEAD/DEAH box helicase: MDIPPFSELGLPDDLLAAIETLGYERPSPIQWKAIPPALEGKDILGLSATGSGKTAAFALPALANVNVTERFPQVLILCPTRELAVQVCEEVHRLGAKKKGLQATPVYGGAPMDRQLRALRDGAQIVVGTPGRLLDHLRRGSFDASRIRMAILDEADRMLDMGFKEEMDEILAALPKERQILFFSATMNAGVSRFIKKFGNNPEVIEIEQKAMTVSTVDQSYFEVRQRSKVEVLSRILDMNPPRLGIIFCNTKRSVDECTEDLVNRGYAADRLHGDITQQMRERVLKRFRDGAVELLVATDVAARGLDIDEIDIVFNYDLPTDPEDYVHRIGRTGRAGRSGRAVSFVFGREIYRLQSIERYTRQVIKRDKIPSVEQVEGRRADIIFESLKERLETGGFDSYQENIDRLLEQGHTPTDIAGALITMLRESSGREGEAIQEDREPQFQQKENRKERGEARPHPEKREFAPREKNYERGGMRDAGAIEGGMTRLFISLGKGAGIMPKDIVGMMYREAGLPDGSLGRITLFPKHCLVDVPEGLADQAIQKTRNAKLRGKTFRIDHDRGPNQ; this comes from the coding sequence ATGGACATACCTCCCTTTTCCGAGCTCGGGCTTCCCGATGACCTGCTCGCCGCCATCGAAACCCTCGGCTACGAGCGCCCCTCTCCGATCCAATGGAAAGCAATTCCTCCCGCCCTCGAAGGCAAGGATATCCTCGGTCTTTCCGCAACCGGATCCGGCAAGACGGCCGCCTTTGCCCTGCCGGCTCTGGCCAACGTAAATGTCACCGAGCGCTTCCCGCAGGTGCTGATCCTATGCCCGACCCGTGAACTTGCCGTGCAGGTCTGCGAGGAAGTGCATCGCCTCGGTGCCAAGAAAAAAGGCCTCCAGGCGACACCGGTTTACGGTGGTGCGCCGATGGACCGACAGCTCCGCGCATTGCGCGACGGCGCACAGATCGTGGTCGGCACGCCCGGCCGTTTGCTGGATCACCTTCGCCGCGGTTCCTTCGATGCCAGCCGCATCCGCATGGCAATCCTCGACGAGGCCGACCGCATGCTCGACATGGGCTTCAAGGAAGAGATGGACGAGATCCTCGCCGCCCTCCCGAAGGAACGCCAGATCCTGTTCTTTTCCGCCACGATGAATGCCGGGGTTTCGCGTTTCATCAAGAAATTCGGCAACAACCCCGAGGTCATCGAGATCGAGCAGAAGGCGATGACCGTCTCCACCGTCGATCAATCCTACTTCGAGGTGCGCCAGCGTTCCAAGGTGGAGGTTCTTTCCCGAATCCTCGACATGAACCCGCCGCGCCTCGGGATCATTTTCTGCAACACCAAGCGCTCCGTCGATGAGTGCACGGAAGACCTCGTGAACCGTGGCTACGCCGCCGACCGCCTCCACGGCGACATCACCCAGCAGATGCGCGAACGTGTCCTGAAACGCTTCCGCGACGGTGCCGTCGAACTTCTCGTCGCCACCGATGTCGCCGCACGCGGACTCGACATCGATGAGATCGATATCGTCTTCAACTACGACCTCCCAACCGATCCCGAGGACTACGTCCACCGCATCGGCCGGACGGGTCGCGCAGGACGCTCCGGGCGTGCGGTTTCCTTCGTCTTCGGGAGGGAAATCTACCGCCTGCAGTCCATCGAGCGCTACACCCGCCAGGTCATCAAGCGCGACAAGATCCCCTCCGTTGAGCAGGTGGAGGGACGCCGCGCGGACATCATTTTCGAAAGCCTCAAGGAGCGCCTTGAGACCGGAGGCTTCGATTCCTACCAGGAAAACATCGACCGCCTGCTCGAGCAGGGCCACACGCCGACGGACATCGCCGGTGCGCTGATCACCATGCTACGCGAATCGAGCGGCAGGGAAGGGGAGGCGATCCAGGAAGACCGCGAGCCGCAATTCCAACAAAAGGAAAACCGCAAGGAAAGGGGCGAAGCCCGCCCACACCCCGAGAAGCGCGAGTTCGCACCCCGCGAGAAAAACTACGAGCGCGGCGGGATGCGGGATGCCGGTGCCATCGAGGGCGGGATGACACGCCTGTTCATTTCCCTCGGAAAGGGCGCAGGCATCATGCCCAAGGACATCGTGGGAATGATGTACCGCGAGGCCGGCTTGCCCGATGGGTCGCTGGGTCGCATCACCCTCTTTCCGAAGCATTGTCTCGTCGATGTCCCAGAAGGCCTCGCCGACCAGGCGATCCAGAAGACCCGCAACGCCAAGCTGCGCGGCAAGACCTTCCGCATCGACCACGACCGCGGGCCGAACCAGTGA
- a CDS encoding dihydrodipicolinate synthase family protein, which produces MNEPIFTGTIPALMTPCNEAGEINYDALVETAKFLMGKGMRGVVYCGSMGDWPLLTDAQRQEGVRRLVEAGIPTVVGTGAQNSKIAAEHAAHAKEVGADGLMVIPRVLSRGSSPAAQKEHFRGILKAGGDLPAVIYNSPYYGFETKADLFFALRAEFPSLIGFKEFGGAKSLSYAAEFITSGDDELTLMAGVDTQVFHGFVNCGATGAITGVGNALPAEILRFVELCKSAAKGDNQARRYALELSEALTVLSTFDEGPDLVLHYKELMVLEGHDAYRHQIYGSDKLSASQKQFLHTQWKLFREWWSNWDGRA; this is translated from the coding sequence ATGAACGAGCCGATTTTCACCGGAACCATCCCCGCCCTGATGACACCCTGCAACGAAGCGGGGGAAATCAATTATGACGCCCTCGTCGAGACCGCCAAATTCCTGATGGGAAAAGGCATGCGCGGTGTCGTGTATTGCGGCTCCATGGGTGACTGGCCGCTGCTCACAGATGCCCAGCGCCAGGAAGGCGTGCGCCGCCTTGTCGAGGCCGGAATCCCGACGGTGGTTGGAACCGGTGCGCAGAACTCGAAGATCGCCGCCGAACACGCGGCACATGCGAAAGAGGTCGGCGCCGACGGCCTGATGGTCATTCCCCGCGTTCTCTCGCGTGGCAGCTCACCCGCTGCCCAGAAGGAGCATTTCCGCGGGATCCTCAAGGCTGGCGGAGACCTTCCGGCGGTCATTTACAACAGCCCCTACTATGGTTTCGAAACCAAGGCCGACCTCTTTTTCGCGCTGCGTGCGGAGTTCCCTAGCCTGATCGGGTTCAAGGAATTCGGCGGTGCGAAATCGCTGAGCTACGCGGCGGAGTTCATCACCAGCGGCGACGACGAGCTCACGCTGATGGCGGGTGTGGACACCCAGGTTTTCCACGGTTTCGTCAACTGCGGTGCGACGGGCGCGATCACCGGCGTGGGCAACGCGCTCCCCGCCGAGATCCTGCGTTTTGTGGAGCTTTGCAAGTCCGCCGCGAAGGGCGATAACCAGGCTCGCAGATACGCCCTGGAGCTTTCCGAGGCGCTCACCGTCCTCTCCACCTTCGATGAGGGTCCCGATCTGGTGCTGCATTACAAGGAACTCATGGTGCTCGAAGGCCACGATGCCTACCGCCATCAGATCTACGGATCAGACAAGCTCAGCGCCAGCCAGAAGCAGTTCCTGCACACCCAGTGGAAGCTGTTCCGCGAATGGTGGTCAAACTGGGACGGCCGCGCCTGA
- a CDS encoding proline racemase family protein produces the protein MKRLRVIDSHTVGEPTRVLISGGPIMPERGAAFARKFLRDEADWMRRCLIDEPRGFDAVVGAFLCEPADGSCVSGVVFFNNGGYLPSCIHGTIGVIRTLQHMGRIDVGSHRLETPVGIVTAVLSKDGNVTVENVPSYRTRKDVLLDVPGYGEITGDIAWGGNWFFLIEGQGPPVSQSGIAELMAFTTAVRRALDSSGIRSEEGDLIDHVEVFAEPQEGVIADSQNFVLCPGGAYDRSPCGTGTSGKLACLAADGDLAEGRVFRQAGIVGTVFEASYRRIDAERITPIVTGKAWITAESEIIMEPDDPFRHGIGTETIFGRI, from the coding sequence ATGAAACGTCTTCGCGTCATCGACTCCCACACCGTCGGCGAGCCGACGCGCGTGTTGATTTCCGGCGGGCCCATCATGCCGGAAAGGGGCGCAGCCTTCGCCCGCAAGTTCCTACGCGATGAGGCCGACTGGATGCGCCGCTGCCTCATTGATGAACCGCGCGGATTCGATGCCGTGGTGGGGGCTTTCCTCTGCGAGCCGGCCGATGGATCCTGCGTTTCCGGCGTGGTTTTTTTCAACAACGGCGGCTACCTTCCGAGCTGCATCCACGGTACTATCGGCGTGATCCGCACCCTCCAGCACATGGGGCGCATCGATGTGGGCTCGCACCGTTTGGAGACCCCTGTCGGCATCGTGACGGCGGTTCTTTCCAAGGATGGAAACGTGACGGTGGAAAATGTCCCGAGCTACCGGACGCGGAAGGATGTCCTGTTAGATGTGCCGGGATACGGAGAAATCACCGGCGACATCGCCTGGGGAGGGAACTGGTTCTTCCTCATCGAGGGACAGGGGCCGCCGGTCAGTCAGTCCGGCATCGCGGAGCTCATGGCCTTCACCACGGCAGTAAGGCGGGCGCTTGATTCCTCCGGGATCCGCAGCGAAGAGGGGGATCTCATCGACCATGTGGAGGTTTTTGCGGAGCCACAGGAAGGTGTGATTGCAGACAGCCAGAATTTCGTCCTCTGCCCGGGCGGGGCGTATGACAGGTCGCCGTGCGGGACGGGGACAAGCGGGAAGCTCGCCTGCCTCGCGGCGGATGGCGATCTTGCCGAGGGGCGGGTTTTCCGGCAGGCGGGCATCGTCGGAACGGTTTTCGAAGCGAGCTACCGCCGCATCGATGCGGAGAGGATCACGCCCATCGTCACCGGCAAGGCATGGATCACGGCGGAGAGTGAGATCATCATGGAACCGGACGATCCATTCCGGCACGGCATCGGGACGGAAACCATTTTCGGGAGAATCTGA
- a CDS encoding FAD-dependent oxidoreductase, with product MGAENVVVVGGGVIGLASAYYLAKSGRKVTVLERDPSLLSGCSAGNAGMVVPSHFIPLAAPGVIGQGLRWMLDPKSPFFLRPRIDLDLARWVWTFFRHANARHVAESEELLRDLSLESRRLHQELSKAEGFDLTERGLLMLCQGEKGLEDESEVIAAAHRLGLEAEIFGKEKLREFEPETEVNAIGGVWWKQDCHLSPVDFANALIRGILRDGGTFVEGEAVDFIREGKDVTGVKTAAGEEITGGRIVLAGGIATIKLARRLGLRMPMQGGKGYSFTLPKPRKSLRLCSLLKEGRVAVTPMGEKLLVAGTMEICGSDTSISRLRLEGIIDHFCRFYPDFRKEDFDGIEPWVGLRPCSPDGLPYLGYIPGQPRVIAATGHAMMGLSLAPSTGWLVEKLVSGEPGPIPLTQLDPARFG from the coding sequence ATGGGCGCGGAGAATGTGGTGGTTGTCGGCGGCGGTGTGATCGGCTTGGCGAGCGCTTATTACCTCGCAAAGTCCGGGCGCAAGGTGACGGTGCTTGAGCGCGATCCATCGCTGCTTTCCGGCTGCTCGGCGGGCAACGCGGGAATGGTCGTCCCAAGCCATTTCATTCCTCTCGCTGCACCGGGCGTCATCGGCCAGGGGCTACGCTGGATGCTCGATCCCAAGAGCCCGTTTTTCCTGCGCCCGCGCATCGACCTCGACCTCGCACGCTGGGTATGGACTTTTTTCCGCCACGCGAACGCCCGGCATGTCGCTGAAAGCGAAGAACTTTTGCGCGATCTCAGCCTGGAGAGCCGTCGCCTGCACCAGGAGCTTTCCAAGGCGGAGGGATTCGATCTGACGGAACGCGGGCTGCTCATGCTATGCCAGGGCGAGAAAGGTCTGGAGGACGAGAGTGAGGTTATCGCGGCGGCGCATCGGCTCGGGCTTGAGGCGGAGATTTTCGGAAAGGAAAAACTTCGGGAGTTCGAGCCGGAGACGGAGGTGAATGCGATCGGCGGCGTCTGGTGGAAACAGGATTGCCATCTCTCTCCCGTGGATTTCGCGAATGCACTGATACGCGGAATTTTACGCGACGGCGGGACTTTTGTAGAGGGCGAAGCGGTGGATTTCATCCGCGAAGGAAAGGATGTGACAGGTGTGAAAACGGCAGCGGGTGAAGAGATCACAGGCGGCCGCATTGTCCTGGCCGGTGGGATCGCCACCATCAAACTCGCCCGCAGGCTCGGGCTGCGGATGCCGATGCAGGGCGGGAAGGGTTACAGTTTCACCCTGCCGAAACCTCGCAAATCCCTGCGCCTTTGCAGCCTGCTCAAGGAAGGCCGCGTGGCGGTGACACCGATGGGAGAAAAGCTGCTCGTCGCCGGGACGATGGAAATCTGCGGCTCGGACACTTCGATCAGCCGCCTTCGTCTGGAAGGGATCATTGACCATTTCTGCCGATTCTATCCGGATTTCCGCAAAGAGGATTTCGATGGCATCGAGCCATGGGTCGGTCTCCGCCCCTGCTCGCCCGATGGGCTCCCATACCTCGGATACATCCCCGGCCAACCGCGGGTCATCGCCGCAACCGGCCACGCCATGATGGGCCTCAGCCTCGCCCCTTCGACGGGTTGGCTGGTTGAAAAACTTGTCTCCGGCGAGCCTGGCCCCATCCCGCTCACGCAGCTCGATCCGGCGAGGTTCGGGTGA